One window from the genome of Gloeomargarita sp. SRBZ-1_bins_9 encodes:
- a CDS encoding transcriptional repressor produces the protein MQLYDTADLRAELHQIGCRLTPQREKILKFFQNLPQGNHLSAEDVYQALRQRGESISLSTIYRSLKLMARMGLLRELELAEGHKHYELNQPYPHHHHHLVCVQCNRTIEFTNTSILKTGIKQAEKEGLHLLDCQLTIHAICPEALRRGWPSLLPSNWVCPRALNGTVTGVITPN, from the coding sequence ATGCAACTTTACGACACAGCTGACTTGCGGGCGGAGCTTCATCAAATTGGCTGCCGGTTAACGCCCCAGCGGGAAAAAATCCTGAAATTTTTCCAGAACCTACCCCAGGGCAATCACCTAAGCGCTGAGGATGTGTATCAGGCCTTACGGCAACGGGGGGAAAGTATTAGTCTGTCCACCATCTACCGCAGCCTCAAACTGATGGCTCGTATGGGGTTATTGCGGGAACTGGAGCTGGCGGAGGGACACAAACACTATGAACTCAACCAGCCCTATCCCCATCACCATCACCATTTGGTCTGTGTCCAGTGCAATCGCACTATAGAATTCACCAACACCTCCATCCTGAAGACCGGCATCAAGCAGGCGGAAAAGGAAGGATTGCACCTACTGGATTGTCAGTTGACGATCCACGCCATTTGTCCCGAAGCCCTGCGGCGCGGCTGGCCTTCCCTGTTGCCCAGCAATTGGGTCTGTCCCCGGGCGCTCAACGGCACCGTCACCGGCGTCATTACCCCAAACTAA